Genomic segment of Raphanus sativus cultivar WK10039 unplaced genomic scaffold, ASM80110v3 Scaffold0187, whole genome shotgun sequence:
tcaaaactaaaaaccaaaactaTTTCAGCTGCAGGACAAACTTACTCCACAATATTGGCGGAACTTTGAGTAGTAGAGACCATCAGCCATCACTATAACCGCGTGTTGTCGCTTCATTGTGAACCACTGGCCCAGAAGAAGTAACAACAGTCAACAGCAGTAACTACTTAAGACAGTCTCTTAGAGACTAAAAGCTTGTCTTTACCTGGGCACCCTTTCTAAAATCTACCCTCGCAATCTCAGGTAacatgtgttccatgtgtctaCCAGTTCCATGAGGACCAGGATCCACAAAACTTGAGAGACATAAATATAATTGAAGCTTGTGTCAATGAACATTAATAAAGATTCTTTTGATTAAAGAGATTCATTTACCTCTCAATGAAGCTGACGTTGGAGTACATCAAATATCTATAGGTGTAGTCAAAATTATGCAACGGTATACAACTGCATatagagaaaataaaagttcATAGTGCAGAAGAAGATCTTAGTTTGGGACACTTGAAAAGCAAGATTGAAACCATTACCTCTCTGAAAGAAGAACAAAGTGTTGGTTATCAGGATCTTCAAGAGCACTAACCAGTAGCCTCTTCTCAGCATCAACCATAGAGATCCTACCCCAAGTGACCTCATCACTATGGATCTCTCGATCAGAAAAGTGACTACTGATATGAACTGGCCTTTCCTTGGAGGGGTGGATGTAGATAGAGAACTTCCCTTCATGACCCTTTTCAGATTAAAACCACAAACATATTAGTGAATATAAATATGTGAACACTCTTTCGTTGAGGTGTGTGTTTGTTTACCGTGaagaagtcatcccagagctTCTCAAACGGCAAAGTACCAGGAGTCAAGAACAAGAAAGCGATTTTGGAGTTTTCGGTTAGGGAGGGAGGCGTTTTGAGTATGTCTCTGGCCACTGCTCGTGCTGCTACCTCTTCGTCAGTGAGTTTCCTGACGTGAATAGGTAGCCACGAGGAGGAGGTCTTGCTGTGTCGTGGAGACATCATGTGAGTACAGATGAGAAGCATGCTGAGCACTGAAACTG
This window contains:
- the LOC130501409 gene encoding glycosyltransferase BC10-like → MVEAQQKSYQVPRHHTSLKKPLWLVLAVSVLSMLLICTHMMSPRHSKTSSSWLPIHVRKLTDEEVAARAVARDILKTPPSLTENSKIAFLFLTPGTLPFEKLWDDFFTGHEGKFSIYIHPSKERPVHISSHFSDREIHSDEVTWGRISMVDAEKRLLVSALEDPDNQHFVLLSESCIPLHNFDYTYRYLMYSNVSFIESFVDPGPHGTGRHMEHMLPEIARVDFRKGAQWFTMKRQHAVIVMADGLYYSKFRQYCGPGIEADKNCIADEHYLPTFFSMIDPMGISNWSVTYVDWSERQWHPKTYTANEISLDFMKNVTTEEMSTHVTSVGEHGDELHWPCTWNGITRPCYLFARKFHPDTLDTLVNLFPNYTSTLV